In Denticeps clupeoides unplaced genomic scaffold, fDenClu1.1, whole genome shotgun sequence, a single window of DNA contains:
- the LOC114784209 gene encoding sodium-dependent neutral amino acid transporter B(0)AT2-like isoform X1 encodes MEKAPLPADAGAGEGQHTDMAAGEQEQEFAVVTTRDGWDSKLEYVLAQVGFSVGLGNVWRFPYLCHQNGGGAFMLLYILLMLLVGVPLFFLELAAGQSIRQGSIGVWKQISPKLAGIGFSSCVVCFFVALYYNVIISWSLFYLGNSFQNPLPWEKCPQTLNGTMVKECELSSPTTYFWFREALDITNSINQIGEFNPIITGCLLAAWAIVFLAMFKGIKSSGKVMYFSSVFPYIVLLCFLIRGLLLDGASEGIIYMLYPKLEIWGSVKVWRQAATQVFFALGLGFGSVIAYSSYNPRKNNCHRDALMVSSINFLTSVLASLVVFAVLGFRAKNIALHCVRENLQLVSGLSLVTSDNPHLFNNSDVTLEEYTEWYHSQGAQLPFNLSNCSLETEMNKGVDGTGLAFIAFTEAMTQFPAAPFWSAMFFLMLLNLGLSTMFGTMEGMLTPLADHFTAIAKHKRLFTVFSCVVGFGIGLLFTQRCGNYFVTMFDDYSATLPLIIVVVFENFSVAWIYGADRFLKDIEKMLQWHPPLIYKYLWKYVCPLAMIGLLGASLLNMFFETPSYSAWDRDTASKVTLAYPGWALALLTSLIIIATLPVPICYIHHTLLGNLRRSHGQRGGANHSLENGNYTWCSTEDPDVAAQDSTSLSPVAEENYRLLNQEDEEESSSV; translated from the exons ATGGAGAAAGCGCCATTGCCAGCAGATGCCGGGGCAGGAGAGGGTCAGCACACCGACATGGCAGCGGGTGAACAGGAGCAGGAATTTGCAGTTGTAACCACACGTGATGGGTGGGACAGTAAGCTGGAGTATGTTCTGGCACAGGTTGGCTTCAGCGTGGGACTGGGAAATGTTTGGCGCTTCCCTTACTTGTGCCACCAAAatggaggag GTGCCTTCATGCTGCTCTATATTCTTCTCATGCTGCTCGTCGGGGTTCCTTTGTTTTTCCTGGAGCTGGCAGCTGGACAGAGCATCCGACAGGGCAGCATTGGTGTCTGGAAGCAGATTTCCCCTAAACTGGCAGGGATTGGCTTCTCCAGCTGCGTG GTGTGCTTCTTTGTGGCACTTTATTATAACGTGATCATTAGCTGGAGTCTGTTCTACCTGGGGAACTCCTTCCAGAACCCGTTACCATGGGAGAAATGTCCACAGACGCTCAATGGCACAA tggtgaagGAGTGTGAACTCAGCTCCCCAACGACCTATTTTTGGTTCCGGGAAGCTCTGGACATAACCAACTCAATTAACCAGATTGGGGAATTTAACCCCATAATCACTGGCTGCTTGCTGGCCGCGTGGGCCATCGTTTTTCTTGCTATGTTCAAAGGTATCAAGTCATCAGGAAAG GTGATGTACTTCTCCTCTGTCTTCCCGTACATCGTGCTTTTATGTTTCCTTATCCGTGGCCTGCTGTTGGATGGAGCTTCAGAGGGAATCATCTACATGCTATACCCCAAG ttGGAGATCTGGGGGAGTGTGAAGGTGTGGCGACAGGCTGCCACTCAAGTGTTTTTTGCCCTGGGCCTTGGCTTTGGTTCAGTCATTGCGTACTCCTCCTACAACCCAAGAAAGAACAACTGCCACCGCGATGCACTTATGGTTTCCTCAATCAACTTCCTCACCTCTGTCCTTGCTTCACTCGTCGTCTTTGCTGTACTTGGCTTCCGAGCCAAGAACATCGCCTTGCACTGCGTCaggga GAATCTGCAGCTGGTGTCTGGTCTGTCCTTGGTGACATCTGACAACCCTCATCTGTTTAATAACTCTGATGTGACACTTGAAGAATATACTGAGTGGTACCATTCGCAAGGTGCCCAGTTGCCCTTCAACCTCTCCAACTGCAGCCTGGAAACTGAGATGAACAAG GGGGTGGACGGTACCGGTTTGGCATTTATTGCCTTCACTGAGGCAATGACACAGTTTCCTGCCGCTCCCTTCTGGTCTGCCATGTTTTTCCTCATGCTCCTAAACCTTGGCCTCAGCACCATGTTCGGCACTATGGAGGGCATGCTCACCCCCCTCGCTGACCACTTTACCGCCATAGCGAAGCACAAGAGGCTTTTCACAG TGTTCAGCTGTGTTGTAGGTTTTGGTATTGGCCTGCTTTTCACCCAGCGCTGTGGGAACTATTTTGTGACCATGTTTGATGATTACTCCGCCACCCTCCCTCTCATCATTGTCGTTGTGTTTGAGAACTTCAGCGTTGCCTGGATCTACGGGGCTGACAG ATTCCTGAAGGACATCGAGAAAATGCTTCAGTGGCACCCTCCATTGATCTATAAATACCTGTGGAAGTATGTGTGTCCGCTGGCCATGATCGGCCTGCTGGGTGCCAGCCTCCTAAACATGTTCTTTGAAACCCCTTCTTACAGCGCATGGGATCGTGATACG GCATCTAAGGTGACTCTGGCTTACCCAGGCTGGGCTCTGGCTCTTCTCACCAGCCTCATCATTATTGCAACTCTCCCTGTTCCCATCTGCTACATTCACCACACACTCCTGGGCAACCTAAGACGGTCACACGGACAGAGAGGCGGTGCTAACCATAGCTTGGAGAATGGTAACTATACATGGTGTAGCACTGAAGACCCAGATGTTGCAGCCCAGGACTCCACTTCCCTTTCTCCGGTGGCTGAAGAGAACTATCGACTCCTTAAccaggaagatgaggaggaatcCAGCAGTGTATAA
- the LOC114784210 gene encoding uncharacterized protein LOC114784210 isoform X1, with the protein MLCSAVEILSTKTDQYHSQNLFFSMLAMRLLLLVSMCVTNSLSQNADQKHTDESKPHAESIPDHTDAGKRETLVSLQQMYNHADNNKLAIFIAAAVGTVTLMGVIYCIYNQFYTKQPYLHAHLEEDADVSLDLRDPFSSSLSPGSGGRNERAVDRWGYGSLSETPSIITLPPTLSPPPPTSPFPALSLFPPSPLRTISAQDLEKSFL; encoded by the exons ATGTTATGCAGTGCTGTGGAAATTTTGTCAACGAAAACAGACCAATATCACAGCCAAAATCTGTTTTTCAG CATGCTTGCCATGAGATTGCTGCTATTGGTTAGTATGTGTGTCACCAATTCTCTGAGTCAGAACGCagaccagaaacacacagatgaATCTAAACCACATGCTGAGTCGATTCCAGACCACACAGATGCCGGGAAAAGGGAGACTCTTGTGTCTCTGCAGCAAATGT ATAATCACGCTGATAACAACAAGCTTGCCATATTcattgctgctgctgtgggcACAGTGACTCTAATGGGTGTGATCTACTGCATCTACAACCAATTCTACACCAAACAGCCTTACCTGCATGCACATCTCGAAGAGGACGCAG ACGTATCCCTGGACTTAAGAGATccgttctcctcctccctctcccctgGCTCCGGTGGCCGTAACGAGAGAGCGGTGGACAGATGGGGTTATGGCTCGCTCTCCGAGACGCCGTCGATAATCACCCTGCCTCCAactctctcccctcctccgcCCACCTCGCCCTTTCCTGCCCTCTCCTTGTTTCCCCCGTCTCCTCTGAGGACCATCTCAGCCCAGGACCTGGAGAAAAGTTTCCTCTGA
- the LOC114784209 gene encoding sodium-dependent neutral amino acid transporter B(0)AT2-like isoform X2 codes for MPGQERVSTPTWQRVGFSVGLGNVWRFPYLCHQNGGGAFMLLYILLMLLVGVPLFFLELAAGQSIRQGSIGVWKQISPKLAGIGFSSCVVCFFVALYYNVIISWSLFYLGNSFQNPLPWEKCPQTLNGTMVKECELSSPTTYFWFREALDITNSINQIGEFNPIITGCLLAAWAIVFLAMFKGIKSSGKVMYFSSVFPYIVLLCFLIRGLLLDGASEGIIYMLYPKLEIWGSVKVWRQAATQVFFALGLGFGSVIAYSSYNPRKNNCHRDALMVSSINFLTSVLASLVVFAVLGFRAKNIALHCVRENLQLVSGLSLVTSDNPHLFNNSDVTLEEYTEWYHSQGAQLPFNLSNCSLETEMNKGVDGTGLAFIAFTEAMTQFPAAPFWSAMFFLMLLNLGLSTMFGTMEGMLTPLADHFTAIAKHKRLFTVFSCVVGFGIGLLFTQRCGNYFVTMFDDYSATLPLIIVVVFENFSVAWIYGADRFLKDIEKMLQWHPPLIYKYLWKYVCPLAMIGLLGASLLNMFFETPSYSAWDRDTASKVTLAYPGWALALLTSLIIIATLPVPICYIHHTLLGNLRRSHGQRGGANHSLENGNYTWCSTEDPDVAAQDSTSLSPVAEENYRLLNQEDEEESSSV; via the exons ATGCCGGGGCAGGAGAGGGTCAGCACACCGACATGGCAGCGG GTTGGCTTCAGCGTGGGACTGGGAAATGTTTGGCGCTTCCCTTACTTGTGCCACCAAAatggaggag GTGCCTTCATGCTGCTCTATATTCTTCTCATGCTGCTCGTCGGGGTTCCTTTGTTTTTCCTGGAGCTGGCAGCTGGACAGAGCATCCGACAGGGCAGCATTGGTGTCTGGAAGCAGATTTCCCCTAAACTGGCAGGGATTGGCTTCTCCAGCTGCGTG GTGTGCTTCTTTGTGGCACTTTATTATAACGTGATCATTAGCTGGAGTCTGTTCTACCTGGGGAACTCCTTCCAGAACCCGTTACCATGGGAGAAATGTCCACAGACGCTCAATGGCACAA tggtgaagGAGTGTGAACTCAGCTCCCCAACGACCTATTTTTGGTTCCGGGAAGCTCTGGACATAACCAACTCAATTAACCAGATTGGGGAATTTAACCCCATAATCACTGGCTGCTTGCTGGCCGCGTGGGCCATCGTTTTTCTTGCTATGTTCAAAGGTATCAAGTCATCAGGAAAG GTGATGTACTTCTCCTCTGTCTTCCCGTACATCGTGCTTTTATGTTTCCTTATCCGTGGCCTGCTGTTGGATGGAGCTTCAGAGGGAATCATCTACATGCTATACCCCAAG ttGGAGATCTGGGGGAGTGTGAAGGTGTGGCGACAGGCTGCCACTCAAGTGTTTTTTGCCCTGGGCCTTGGCTTTGGTTCAGTCATTGCGTACTCCTCCTACAACCCAAGAAAGAACAACTGCCACCGCGATGCACTTATGGTTTCCTCAATCAACTTCCTCACCTCTGTCCTTGCTTCACTCGTCGTCTTTGCTGTACTTGGCTTCCGAGCCAAGAACATCGCCTTGCACTGCGTCaggga GAATCTGCAGCTGGTGTCTGGTCTGTCCTTGGTGACATCTGACAACCCTCATCTGTTTAATAACTCTGATGTGACACTTGAAGAATATACTGAGTGGTACCATTCGCAAGGTGCCCAGTTGCCCTTCAACCTCTCCAACTGCAGCCTGGAAACTGAGATGAACAAG GGGGTGGACGGTACCGGTTTGGCATTTATTGCCTTCACTGAGGCAATGACACAGTTTCCTGCCGCTCCCTTCTGGTCTGCCATGTTTTTCCTCATGCTCCTAAACCTTGGCCTCAGCACCATGTTCGGCACTATGGAGGGCATGCTCACCCCCCTCGCTGACCACTTTACCGCCATAGCGAAGCACAAGAGGCTTTTCACAG TGTTCAGCTGTGTTGTAGGTTTTGGTATTGGCCTGCTTTTCACCCAGCGCTGTGGGAACTATTTTGTGACCATGTTTGATGATTACTCCGCCACCCTCCCTCTCATCATTGTCGTTGTGTTTGAGAACTTCAGCGTTGCCTGGATCTACGGGGCTGACAG ATTCCTGAAGGACATCGAGAAAATGCTTCAGTGGCACCCTCCATTGATCTATAAATACCTGTGGAAGTATGTGTGTCCGCTGGCCATGATCGGCCTGCTGGGTGCCAGCCTCCTAAACATGTTCTTTGAAACCCCTTCTTACAGCGCATGGGATCGTGATACG GCATCTAAGGTGACTCTGGCTTACCCAGGCTGGGCTCTGGCTCTTCTCACCAGCCTCATCATTATTGCAACTCTCCCTGTTCCCATCTGCTACATTCACCACACACTCCTGGGCAACCTAAGACGGTCACACGGACAGAGAGGCGGTGCTAACCATAGCTTGGAGAATGGTAACTATACATGGTGTAGCACTGAAGACCCAGATGTTGCAGCCCAGGACTCCACTTCCCTTTCTCCGGTGGCTGAAGAGAACTATCGACTCCTTAAccaggaagatgaggaggaatcCAGCAGTGTATAA
- the LOC114784210 gene encoding uncharacterized protein LOC114784210 isoform X2, translating into MLAMRLLLLVSMCVTNSLSQNADQKHTDESKPHAESIPDHTDAGKRETLVSLQQMYNHADNNKLAIFIAAAVGTVTLMGVIYCIYNQFYTKQPYLHAHLEEDADVSLDLRDPFSSSLSPGSGGRNERAVDRWGYGSLSETPSIITLPPTLSPPPPTSPFPALSLFPPSPLRTISAQDLEKSFL; encoded by the exons ATGCTTGCCATGAGATTGCTGCTATTGGTTAGTATGTGTGTCACCAATTCTCTGAGTCAGAACGCagaccagaaacacacagatgaATCTAAACCACATGCTGAGTCGATTCCAGACCACACAGATGCCGGGAAAAGGGAGACTCTTGTGTCTCTGCAGCAAATGT ATAATCACGCTGATAACAACAAGCTTGCCATATTcattgctgctgctgtgggcACAGTGACTCTAATGGGTGTGATCTACTGCATCTACAACCAATTCTACACCAAACAGCCTTACCTGCATGCACATCTCGAAGAGGACGCAG ACGTATCCCTGGACTTAAGAGATccgttctcctcctccctctcccctgGCTCCGGTGGCCGTAACGAGAGAGCGGTGGACAGATGGGGTTATGGCTCGCTCTCCGAGACGCCGTCGATAATCACCCTGCCTCCAactctctcccctcctccgcCCACCTCGCCCTTTCCTGCCCTCTCCTTGTTTCCCCCGTCTCCTCTGAGGACCATCTCAGCCCAGGACCTGGAGAAAAGTTTCCTCTGA